One stretch of Halococcus hamelinensis 100A6 DNA includes these proteins:
- a CDS encoding helix-turn-helix domain-containing protein, producing the protein MSLVATYHLDAPAYDSLFERVSDLRLEIEQVVACDPDTLLVTFWAETNHVGAFETELERSDTTGAVRHLRSEDGRERYQLHVPASTTTYWEWTAVGGVLLASTVTRHGATTRMEFPDQEALRTYRERCSERGMGFSLNSLTDAGTEPGVRSQPLTRSQREIVALAVGRGYFEVPRRTSMVELAAECGVSDQAASERLRRGLSNLLESGVFDTLWAPASADAPQIG; encoded by the coding sequence ATGAGCCTCGTCGCGACCTACCACCTCGATGCCCCCGCCTACGACTCGCTTTTCGAACGGGTGTCCGACCTCCGACTCGAAATCGAACAAGTAGTCGCGTGTGACCCCGACACTCTCCTGGTAACGTTCTGGGCCGAGACGAACCACGTGGGGGCGTTCGAAACCGAACTCGAACGTTCGGACACCACGGGAGCGGTCCGGCACCTCCGATCGGAGGACGGCCGGGAACGCTATCAGCTCCACGTGCCCGCTTCGACGACCACGTACTGGGAGTGGACCGCCGTCGGAGGTGTGCTCCTCGCCTCCACCGTCACACGTCACGGAGCGACGACCCGAATGGAGTTCCCGGACCAGGAGGCTTTGCGGACGTATCGAGAACGGTGTTCCGAACGAGGCATGGGGTTCTCGCTGAACAGCCTGACCGACGCCGGCACGGAACCAGGCGTTCGCTCCCAGCCGCTGACCCGGTCGCAACGCGAGATCGTTGCGCTGGCCGTCGGTCGTGGGTACTTCGAGGTGCCACGCCGGACCAGCATGGTCGAACTCGCTGCGGAGTGTGGGGTCTCCGACCAGGCGGCGTCCGAACGCCTCCGTCGTGGCCTCTCGAACCTCCTCGAAAGCGGCGTGTTCGATACGCTGTGGGCTCCCGCCTCGGCGGACGCTCCACAGATAGGATAG
- a CDS encoding DUF7344 domain-containing protein: protein MSASTNQRLTEHEIHDVLRNRRRARTLKYLRSRDETVTLRELSEELASIETGESPPPRNKRESVYNSLHQTHLPKLDDLGIIQYEQNRKVVHLLNDAHQVEVYMEVVPNEGVPYATYYFVVGLVSLVVVSLSSLGMPLFAALPVSLWAGGFVGLYLVSGLVYFHSQQKLRLGRSR from the coding sequence ATGTCAGCGTCAACGAATCAACGACTCACCGAACACGAGATACACGACGTGCTGCGAAACAGGAGACGGGCACGGACGCTGAAGTACCTCAGAAGTCGGGACGAAACCGTCACGCTACGGGAACTCTCCGAGGAGCTGGCGAGCATCGAGACGGGGGAGTCACCGCCGCCCCGCAACAAGCGTGAGAGCGTCTACAACTCGTTGCATCAGACCCACCTCCCGAAACTCGACGACCTGGGGATCATCCAGTACGAGCAGAACCGGAAGGTCGTCCACCTCCTCAACGACGCCCACCAGGTCGAGGTGTACATGGAGGTCGTCCCGAACGAGGGGGTACCGTACGCCACCTACTACTTCGTGGTGGGGCTGGTCTCGCTGGTCGTCGTCTCGCTCTCGAGCCTCGGGATGCCCCTGTTTGCAGCCCTCCCGGTTTCGTTGTGGGCCGGCGGGTTCGTCGGACTGTACCTGGTCTCGGGGCTCGTTTACTTCCACAGCCAGCAGAAACTCCGTCTCGGTCGGTCCCGCTGA
- a CDS encoding FkbM family methyltransferase, with protein MQDTRTTKDRLRNAPYRLAARYGVPPFVSSVYWRVETAYWMARAAMAGDTVETTVAGETVRFGVSTVAEYRRATTLGGERDLVAALLSGLDGTETVWDVGACVGTYTCFVASALTTGQVVGFEPEAVNRSRLRANLETTAPAERWTVSPIALSDENGTTTLSSEVVDAGGGHHYLAPDGVGRTVETRRGADLLDDEFAPPDVVKIDVQGAELLVLRGLGDLLDTVESVYLEVHSAKCRRYGTSAEEVEAFLRAAGYSLTPLGGPADRRSGVYFVHAHR; from the coding sequence ATGCAAGACACTCGAACGACGAAGGACCGACTGCGCAACGCCCCGTATCGGCTGGCCGCCAGATACGGAGTTCCGCCGTTCGTCTCGTCGGTCTACTGGCGTGTCGAGACGGCCTACTGGATGGCTCGGGCGGCGATGGCCGGCGACACCGTCGAGACGACGGTCGCCGGCGAAACGGTTCGGTTCGGGGTTTCGACGGTGGCGGAGTACCGCCGGGCGACGACGCTCGGTGGTGAACGGGACCTGGTCGCGGCGTTGCTTTCGGGCCTCGACGGCACCGAGACGGTCTGGGACGTCGGGGCGTGCGTGGGGACGTACACCTGCTTCGTCGCGAGCGCGCTGACCACCGGTCAGGTCGTCGGGTTCGAACCCGAGGCGGTGAATCGGTCGCGGCTCCGGGCCAACCTCGAAACCACCGCTCCCGCCGAACGCTGGACGGTCTCGCCGATAGCGCTCTCGGACGAGAACGGAACGACGACCCTCTCGTCCGAAGTCGTCGACGCCGGCGGCGGCCATCACTATCTCGCACCCGACGGCGTCGGTCGAACGGTCGAGACCCGCCGCGGTGCGGACCTCCTCGACGATGAATTCGCGCCGCCCGACGTGGTCAAGATCGACGTCCAGGGCGCGGAACTCCTCGTCCTCCGTGGATTGGGGGATCTTCTCGATACCGTCGAGTCGGTCTATCTCGAAGTTCACTCGGCGAAGTGTCGTCGGTACGGGACGAGCGCCGAGGAGGTCGAGGCGTTTCTCCGGGCGGCGGGCTACTCGCTCACACCCCTCGGCGGGCCGGCGGACCGGCGCTCCGGCGTCTACTTCGTTCACGCACACCGTTGA
- a CDS encoding YegP family protein, translated as MIGTNTPARFEVARGADGHWRWRFVDENDTLIAKSCRGYTSKQETVRDLRNLQANASSAPVVLPEDSVS; from the coding sequence ATGATCGGGACGAACACACCCGCTCGTTTCGAGGTCGCCAGGGGTGCCGACGGGCACTGGCGGTGGCGATTCGTCGACGAGAACGACACCCTCATCGCCAAATCCTGTCGCGGTTATACCTCAAAGCAGGAGACGGTCCGAGACCTGCGGAACCTCCAGGCCAACGCTTCGAGCGCACCGGTAGTCCTTCCGGAAGACTCCGTCTCGTGA
- a CDS encoding lipid II:glycine glycyltransferase FemX, producing the protein MSRTTIDGSDVETQPVSTRSSEWRSIVEDHPAATVFHTPEWAAAVETAFGYEPRHRLLTDPDSGATRGMVPGFSVREGVGHSVVNPFCEYGFPLVEEAVSTTSVLSELDGDTRIVKDGGWSGVSGYNEAGYGGVPTGSSIRLSLDRPFETLWESTFEKDIRRCVRTARDHGVTVTEGTVAEFYPLYLETMRRLGSPQFPEEFFASLADGLGEAATVLLAERAGEPIAGVFLFEWGDTTMVWTPASKRAHWDHRPNHLLYVESIERACRAGRSVVDFGRSRRGSSVHGFKAQFGGFEYPLVSFVSPPERAGRASLDGYGRLATITPRLAPLITHPTLGPKLKGFIHE; encoded by the coding sequence ATGAGCCGGACGACGATCGACGGTAGCGACGTCGAGACCCAACCCGTGTCCACTCGGTCGTCGGAGTGGCGGTCCATCGTCGAGGACCACCCCGCTGCGACGGTGTTTCACACCCCGGAGTGGGCGGCCGCCGTCGAGACGGCGTTCGGGTACGAGCCCCGACACCGCCTCCTGACGGATCCCGACTCCGGCGCGACCCGAGGGATGGTCCCGGGGTTCAGCGTCCGGGAGGGGGTCGGCCACAGTGTGGTCAACCCATTCTGTGAGTACGGCTTTCCGCTGGTCGAGGAGGCCGTCTCCACGACGTCGGTCCTGTCCGAACTCGACGGCGACACCCGCATCGTCAAGGACGGCGGCTGGAGCGGCGTGAGCGGGTACAACGAGGCGGGTTACGGCGGGGTTCCGACCGGGTCGTCGATCCGACTGTCGCTCGATCGGCCGTTCGAGACGCTCTGGGAGTCCACGTTCGAGAAGGACATCCGCCGGTGCGTGCGAACCGCCCGCGACCACGGCGTCACCGTGACCGAGGGCACGGTCGCCGAGTTCTACCCGCTGTATCTCGAAACGATGCGTCGTCTCGGGAGCCCGCAGTTCCCCGAGGAATTCTTCGCGTCGCTCGCCGACGGGCTCGGAGAGGCCGCCACGGTTCTGCTCGCCGAGCGCGCGGGCGAACCGATCGCCGGTGTGTTCCTCTTCGAGTGGGGCGACACCACGATGGTGTGGACCCCGGCCTCGAAGCGCGCCCACTGGGACCACCGACCGAACCACCTGCTCTACGTCGAGTCGATCGAGCGGGCCTGTCGCGCCGGACGCTCGGTCGTGGATTTCGGGCGTTCGCGACGCGGCTCCAGCGTTCACGGTTTCAAAGCACAGTTCGGCGGGTTCGAGTACCCGCTCGTGAGCTTCGTCAGTCCACCCGAGCGGGCTGGACGCGCTTCGCTCGACGGTTACGGACGGCTCGCGACGATCACGCCTCGGCTGGCTCCGCTGATAACCCACCCCACCCTGGGGCCGAAACTCAAGGGATTCATCCATGAATAA
- a CDS encoding VOC family protein produces MTPEIHSLGHVALETPDLDASLYFFRDSVGLEEVARADDTVYLRGVDEFDHHSLSLTPADEPGVDHIGWQTVDRESIAGFADRLVDRGIEVTWQDAGDELGQGESIRFAVPDGHVFELYAEMEKPEPPAERRSKLKNKTYIGDETRSIAPRRIDHVQVWDPDAKACADWLQEVLGFRVQEYYDNADGSRWGTFLSACGTKIEAAVIQHDDETDPAALHHTAYKVDRGDDLFDAAAAMNERGVPTDGFGQHSISRGKFLYARDPATGHRIEFNAGGYLVFDPNWEPIAWQEGDLEDRQWIGGLHGDGKVSY; encoded by the coding sequence ATGACACCGGAGATCCACTCCCTGGGCCACGTCGCGCTCGAAACCCCCGACCTCGACGCATCGCTGTACTTCTTTCGCGATTCGGTTGGGCTGGAGGAGGTCGCGCGGGCCGACGACACCGTCTATCTCAGAGGTGTCGACGAGTTCGACCACCACTCGCTCAGTCTGACCCCCGCCGACGAACCGGGTGTCGACCACATCGGCTGGCAGACGGTCGACCGCGAGAGCATCGCGGGGTTCGCCGACCGGCTCGTCGACAGGGGGATCGAGGTCACGTGGCAGGATGCCGGGGACGAACTCGGACAGGGCGAATCGATCCGGTTCGCGGTTCCCGACGGGCACGTCTTCGAGCTGTACGCCGAGATGGAAAAGCCCGAACCGCCGGCCGAGCGCCGCTCGAAACTCAAGAACAAGACGTACATCGGCGACGAAACGCGTTCGATCGCGCCCCGACGTATCGACCACGTCCAGGTCTGGGACCCGGACGCGAAGGCCTGTGCCGACTGGCTTCAGGAGGTGCTGGGCTTTCGAGTTCAGGAGTACTACGACAACGCGGACGGGTCGCGATGGGGGACGTTCCTGAGCGCCTGTGGAACCAAGATCGAGGCCGCGGTGATCCAGCACGACGACGAAACCGACCCGGCCGCGCTCCACCACACCGCCTACAAGGTCGACCGTGGCGACGACCTCTTCGACGCCGCCGCCGCCATGAACGAACGGGGCGTTCCGACCGACGGGTTCGGCCAGCACTCCATCTCCCGTGGAAAGTTCCTCTACGCCCGTGACCCCGCCACCGGCCACCGCATCGAGTTCAACGCCGGCGGCTACCTCGTCTTCGACCCCAACTGGGAACCCATCGCCTGGCAGGAGGGCGACCTCGAGGACCGGCAGTGGATCGGCGGCCTCCACGGCGACGGGAAGGTCTCCTACTGA
- a CDS encoding glycosyltransferase family 4 protein, which produces MKVLYVLSQDSGGLPHYAAELANAMSHHAEVVVLKPFETTADELFDDAVDRVEAFENLDIAATDLYAGDWNPVAAFRAALSYRSLARIESFDPDIVHFTSPASMFPQVQLFTALYGIDDDYPVIETYHDVLPNKLLRRGEELAASEPLSNVLLDNVMKLGHRALPALDRAHTVVHTETNRDTLVYNGFDRSDVSVVPHGMYELFSQYDHADVSVEPRTVLCFGQIVPTKAHDIVAKAIPLVAERIGDVTCVVAGSGDLPEEAERVIDAHPELFEVENRFVPNEEVGAYFRRARVSVLPHQRQNGHSGVMTISYAYGTPVVAADVADFPRLVEESGCGVVVPMDDPEPLADALATVLTDDDRWREMRRNTQRLREEFSWANVAREHVEIYRDVLDDRPERTVAARPRSR; this is translated from the coding sequence ATGAAGGTCCTCTACGTCCTCTCCCAGGACAGCGGCGGCCTGCCGCACTACGCCGCGGAGCTCGCGAACGCGATGTCCCACCACGCCGAGGTGGTCGTGCTCAAACCGTTCGAGACGACCGCCGACGAACTCTTCGACGACGCCGTCGACCGTGTCGAGGCGTTCGAGAACCTCGACATCGCGGCGACGGACCTCTACGCCGGCGACTGGAACCCGGTGGCGGCGTTCCGGGCGGCGCTGTCCTACCGCAGCCTCGCCCGCATCGAATCGTTCGACCCGGACATCGTGCACTTCACCTCGCCGGCCAGCATGTTCCCGCAGGTCCAGTTGTTCACCGCCCTCTACGGGATCGACGACGACTATCCCGTGATCGAGACCTACCACGACGTGCTTCCGAACAAGCTCCTTCGCCGTGGCGAGGAGTTGGCGGCGAGCGAGCCGCTCTCGAACGTGCTCCTCGACAACGTGATGAAGCTCGGACACCGCGCGCTCCCGGCGCTCGATCGGGCACACACCGTCGTACACACCGAGACGAACCGCGACACCCTCGTCTACAACGGCTTCGACCGGTCGGACGTCTCCGTCGTTCCACACGGAATGTACGAACTCTTCAGCCAGTACGACCACGCCGACGTCTCCGTCGAACCGCGAACGGTCCTCTGTTTCGGACAGATCGTCCCGACGAAAGCCCACGACATCGTCGCGAAGGCTATCCCGCTGGTGGCCGAACGCATCGGCGACGTCACCTGTGTCGTCGCCGGCTCCGGCGACCTCCCCGAGGAGGCGGAACGGGTGATCGACGCCCACCCGGAGCTGTTCGAGGTCGAGAACCGCTTCGTCCCGAACGAGGAGGTCGGCGCGTACTTCCGGCGAGCGCGGGTCTCGGTCCTGCCCCACCAGCGCCAGAACGGCCACAGCGGCGTGATGACCATCTCGTACGCCTACGGGACGCCCGTGGTCGCGGCCGACGTCGCGGATTTCCCCCGACTGGTCGAGGAGAGCGGCTGCGGGGTCGTCGTTCCGATGGACGACCCTGAACCACTGGCCGACGCACTCGCGACCGTTCTGACGGACGACGACCGCTGGAGGGAGATGCGACGGAACACACAGCGCCTCCGCGAGGAGTTCTCCTGGGCGAACGTCGCGCGTGAGCACGTCGAGATCTATCGGGACGTGCTCGACGACCGACCGGAACGCACCGTCGCCGCACGACCCAGGTCTCGATGA
- a CDS encoding DHHA1 domain-containing protein, with product MNNTTRVGLASSIALVGTTLYWRRRERTVRESLTVSKDWESNTNDVDRENRRAAREAAERLDARVEDLPERVTALDDERRDLRRELDAVRTRWADSWWGSLSEDRSVDDGSGGDDPTVRVVEFEDGELPDARALAKRAMDGEGITLVVAHGDGSFAVAVDEALADEFSATAIGREIAEEAGGGAGGNDRLAAGGGATGALGETAERVGQRLLRTGPLTPA from the coding sequence ATGAATAACACCACACGCGTCGGCTTGGCTTCGAGCATCGCACTCGTCGGAACGACACTCTACTGGCGACGGCGGGAACGGACGGTTCGCGAGAGTCTGACCGTGAGCAAGGACTGGGAGTCGAACACGAACGACGTCGACCGCGAGAACCGACGCGCGGCGCGGGAAGCGGCCGAACGGCTCGATGCGAGGGTCGAGGACCTCCCCGAGCGGGTCACCGCGCTCGACGACGAACGCCGCGACCTGCGGCGCGAGCTCGATGCCGTCCGCACGCGATGGGCCGATTCGTGGTGGGGATCGCTCTCGGAGGATCGGTCGGTCGACGACGGATCGGGCGGTGACGACCCGACCGTTCGCGTCGTCGAGTTCGAGGACGGGGAACTCCCCGACGCGCGGGCGCTCGCGAAGCGCGCGATGGACGGCGAGGGGATCACCCTCGTCGTCGCCCACGGCGATGGCTCGTTCGCCGTCGCCGTCGACGAAGCGCTCGCGGACGAGTTCAGCGCGACGGCCATCGGCCGCGAGATCGCCGAGGAGGCGGGCGGCGGGGCCGGTGGTAACGACCGGCTGGCCGCCGGCGGCGGCGCGACGGGAGCGCTCGGCGAGACCGCAGAACGGGTCGGACAGCGGCTCCTGCGCACGGGGCCGCTCACCCCCGCGTGA
- a CDS encoding aldehyde dehydrogenase family protein, translating into MQNDLATDAGWNALYVDGEWASGESGETIPVEDPSTRETVAEVPAATEADVDAAYEAAAAAQREWGAQPPARRQEVVQQLMGVMQDNSSEIVDLLRDEVGGSGIMGETSIQIAADHASEAATLPRRMKGEYADSNIPGKENVLRRGPKGVVTVISPWNFPLNLSMRAVAPAIAAGNSVVLKPSTEAPITGGLLFGALFEMTDLPAGVLNVVTGCGSEIGDRVAGHPESDVVAFTGSTEVGQHVSGIAGENLAVPAMELGGNNAHVVTADADLDRALDGATFGSFVHQGQVCISINRHIVHEDVYDEYVERLVDRAESLATGSAHEAETIVGPIINESQRDEMLDYVERTVDAGATLETGGGVVDLDGVDDSLVVEPTVLSGVTNEMAAACNEHFGPIAPVIPFSTVDEAIELANDTEYGLSGSVHAGDLDVGIDIAERMETGNVHINDQPINDEAHVPFSGIGASGVGTYNSDAFLHEVTETKWISIQHEAREYPF; encoded by the coding sequence ATGCAAAACGATTTGGCGACCGACGCGGGCTGGAACGCCCTCTACGTCGACGGTGAGTGGGCGAGCGGCGAAAGCGGGGAGACGATCCCGGTCGAGGACCCATCGACCCGTGAGACCGTCGCCGAGGTCCCGGCCGCGACCGAGGCGGACGTCGATGCCGCCTACGAGGCGGCGGCGGCAGCACAGCGCGAGTGGGGGGCACAGCCGCCGGCACGGCGGCAGGAGGTCGTCCAGCAACTCATGGGGGTCATGCAGGACAACAGCTCCGAGATCGTCGATCTCCTGCGGGACGAGGTGGGTGGCTCGGGGATCATGGGTGAGACGTCGATCCAGATCGCGGCCGACCACGCGAGCGAGGCCGCGACCCTCCCGCGGCGGATGAAGGGCGAGTACGCCGACTCGAACATCCCGGGGAAGGAGAACGTCCTCCGACGCGGTCCGAAGGGTGTCGTGACGGTCATCTCGCCGTGGAACTTCCCGCTCAACCTCTCGATGCGCGCCGTCGCGCCCGCCATCGCGGCCGGCAACAGCGTCGTGTTGAAACCCTCGACGGAAGCGCCGATAACGGGCGGGCTGCTCTTCGGCGCGCTCTTCGAGATGACCGACCTCCCGGCCGGCGTCCTGAACGTCGTCACGGGCTGTGGCTCCGAGATCGGTGACCGCGTCGCGGGCCACCCCGAGAGCGACGTGGTCGCGTTCACCGGCTCGACCGAGGTCGGCCAGCACGTCTCGGGGATCGCGGGCGAGAACCTCGCCGTGCCGGCGATGGAGCTCGGCGGCAACAACGCCCACGTCGTGACCGCGGACGCCGACCTCGACCGGGCGCTCGACGGTGCCACGTTCGGGTCGTTCGTCCACCAAGGGCAGGTCTGCATCTCGATCAACCGCCACATCGTCCACGAGGACGTCTACGACGAATACGTCGAACGGCTCGTCGACCGTGCGGAGTCCCTCGCTACCGGGAGCGCACACGAGGCGGAGACGATAGTGGGGCCGATCATCAACGAGTCCCAGCGCGACGAGATGCTCGACTACGTCGAGCGGACGGTCGATGCGGGTGCCACGCTCGAAACCGGCGGCGGGGTCGTCGACCTCGACGGGGTCGACGACTCGCTGGTGGTCGAACCCACAGTATTGTCGGGCGTGACCAACGAGATGGCCGCCGCCTGTAACGAGCACTTCGGTCCGATAGCCCCGGTCATCCCGTTCTCGACGGTCGACGAAGCCATCGAGCTCGCCAACGACACCGAGTACGGGCTTTCGGGCTCCGTCCACGCTGGCGACCTCGACGTCGGCATCGATATCGCCGAACGGATGGAGACCGGCAACGTCCACATCAACGACCAGCCGATCAACGACGAGGCACACGTCCCGTTCAGTGGTATCGGCGCGTCCGGCGTCGGAACCTACAACAGCGACGCGTTCCTCCACGAGGTCACCGAGACGAAGTGGATCTCGATCCAGCACGAGGCGCGCGAGTACCCGTTCTAG
- a CDS encoding glycosyltransferase family 4 protein yields MNVIQIPHVYRPSLGGVENYVHRLNRSLETRGHDTATITTDVSLANTDSPLDPQANVAYCDTDFTVFRNPFSLDLHRRVERSTADLYHLHNLEFFSTVEAVHALPADAPSVLTVHGFRPSPDSFLQRALTGLYHPVAAYVLDHVDRTIVLGATEKDALVDAFDVDPSTVDVVPNGIHPEEFEVTRERVVAFNRRYGLDPETPTILFVGRMVPLKRPHLLVDALAEYLPDRDLDAVIVGTGSGEYERNVRERADDRVHFLANLPFDELKAAYHASDLFTQLSGAEGLPTVVLEAMHAELPVVATSVGALPDVLSHRENGWLLDAAPEVGDVAEAIRFYLDRPDERRRVGVRNRELVYDRYDWSHVADDIVSTYARALD; encoded by the coding sequence ATGAACGTCATCCAGATCCCACACGTCTACCGCCCGTCGCTCGGCGGCGTCGAGAACTACGTCCACCGGCTGAACCGCTCGCTCGAAACGCGCGGGCACGACACGGCGACGATCACGACCGACGTCAGCCTCGCGAACACGGACTCGCCGCTCGACCCGCAGGCGAACGTCGCCTACTGTGACACCGACTTCACGGTGTTTCGGAACCCGTTCTCGCTCGACCTCCACCGGCGCGTCGAGCGAAGCACGGCGGACCTCTATCACCTCCACAACCTCGAGTTCTTCTCGACGGTCGAAGCCGTCCACGCGCTCCCGGCGGATGCCCCGTCCGTGCTGACGGTCCACGGTTTCCGTCCGTCGCCGGACAGTTTCCTGCAGCGCGCGCTCACGGGGCTCTATCACCCGGTCGCGGCGTACGTCCTCGACCACGTCGACAGAACGATCGTGCTCGGCGCGACCGAGAAGGACGCGCTCGTCGACGCGTTCGACGTCGATCCGTCGACCGTCGACGTCGTTCCGAACGGTATCCATCCCGAGGAGTTCGAGGTGACACGCGAGCGAGTCGTGGCGTTCAACCGCCGGTACGGCCTCGACCCGGAGACACCCACCATCCTGTTCGTCGGGCGGATGGTGCCCCTGAAACGCCCACACCTCCTCGTCGACGCGCTCGCCGAGTACCTCCCCGACCGCGACCTCGATGCGGTGATCGTCGGCACCGGCAGCGGCGAGTACGAACGGAACGTCCGCGAGCGCGCCGACGACCGCGTTCACTTCCTCGCCAATCTACCCTTCGACGAGCTGAAGGCGGCCTACCACGCCTCGGACCTGTTCACCCAGCTCTCCGGTGCGGAAGGGTTGCCGACGGTCGTGCTCGAAGCGATGCACGCTGAGCTCCCCGTGGTCGCGACGTCCGTCGGCGCGCTTCCGGACGTCCTGAGCCACCGCGAGAACGGCTGGCTCCTCGACGCCGCACCCGAGGTCGGGGACGTCGCCGAGGCAATCCGGTTCTACCTCGACCGTCCCGACGAACGGCGACGGGTCGGTGTGCGGAACCGCGAGCTGGTCTACGACCGATACGATTGGTCGCACGTCGCCGACGATATCGTGTCGACGTACGCTCGCGCGCTCGATTGA
- a CDS encoding carboxylate--amine ligase: MKPQSDGRSVLLPINDSGSSISCLRSLGKRGVHTIAVSEHRDRPALASRYCDETAIVPSPYEDLLAYKDALLSLAERPDVYTIVPHREVDSYVLGKYRDQFEEHVVALWPSFEQVRTVHDRLRQAEAAREAGIAIPETYSFDEVDDWSRELIVKPRYSILTPDYVDSLSEDECEGKMEVIYTAAGTEPDLEAIQETMHKSGRHVPDHVPIVQELVRDTRTEYGFRGLYDEGKSVLTCQKRQIRGKSYAGGASVYRETMYDPEIEEMGRAMLDHLDWHGLASVQFLKEPDTGEYKFTEINPRVWASIEMDVIAGADFPHAHWLLATGEPDRIETEYEVGAGNHLLFGEFQYLWSILRKRYPAIEPPAFRTAVWEVLSSCYDQPHFDYLHLDDPGPFIHGVLNQLPIGGRSGTEMAGQ, translated from the coding sequence ATGAAACCACAATCCGATGGTCGCTCGGTACTGCTCCCGATCAACGACTCCGGGAGCAGCATCTCGTGTCTTCGCTCGCTCGGGAAACGCGGCGTCCACACCATCGCGGTCTCGGAACACCGGGACCGACCGGCCCTCGCGTCCCGGTACTGTGATGAGACGGCCATCGTCCCCTCGCCCTACGAGGACCTCCTGGCCTACAAGGACGCTCTCCTCTCGCTCGCCGAGCGGCCGGACGTCTACACGATCGTTCCCCATCGGGAGGTCGACAGCTACGTGCTGGGGAAGTATCGCGACCAGTTCGAGGAACACGTCGTCGCGCTCTGGCCGTCCTTCGAGCAGGTCCGGACGGTCCACGACCGGCTTCGACAGGCCGAGGCCGCACGCGAGGCCGGGATCGCCATCCCGGAGACGTACTCCTTCGACGAGGTCGACGACTGGAGCCGGGAGCTGATCGTCAAACCCCGGTACTCGATCCTCACGCCCGACTACGTGGACTCGCTCTCGGAGGACGAGTGTGAGGGGAAGATGGAGGTGATCTACACCGCCGCCGGCACCGAACCCGACCTGGAGGCGATACAGGAGACGATGCACAAGAGCGGTCGCCACGTCCCCGACCACGTTCCGATCGTCCAGGAACTCGTCCGGGACACCCGCACCGAATACGGCTTCAGGGGGCTCTACGACGAGGGAAAATCGGTGCTGACGTGCCAGAAGCGCCAGATCCGCGGGAAATCCTACGCCGGCGGCGCGAGCGTCTACCGGGAGACGATGTACGACCCCGAGATCGAGGAGATGGGGCGAGCCATGCTCGACCACCTCGACTGGCACGGCCTCGCCTCGGTCCAGTTCCTCAAGGAGCCAGACACCGGGGAGTACAAGTTCACCGAGATCAACCCCCGCGTCTGGGCGTCGATCGAGATGGACGTCATCGCGGGGGCCGACTTCCCCCACGCGCACTGGCTGCTGGCGACGGGCGAGCCGGACCGCATCGAAACGGAGTACGAGGTGGGAGCCGGCAATCACCTCCTCTTCGGCGAATTCCAGTATCTCTGGAGCATCCTCCGGAAGCGCTATCCCGCCATCGAACCGCCCGCCTTCCGAACCGCGGTGTGGGAGGTCCTCTCGTCGTGTTACGACCAGCCACACTTCGACTACCTCCACCTCGACGATCCTGGCCCCTTCATCCACGGGGTTCTCAATCAGCTCCCGATCGGTGGGCGTTCGGGGACCGAGATGGCCGGCCAGTAG
- a CDS encoding VOC family protein, translating into MFSKIDHIEIEASDADEMADFLKTLGYEEVRTTEHHGTSYELQPADWEGPIIELHTVEGEETPGINHIAFATDDIEDVTQTLKDEGVDQVSDPYHVEKTGRTITNFRDPDGRRFQAVSSEE; encoded by the coding sequence GTGTTCAGCAAGATAGACCACATCGAGATCGAGGCGAGCGATGCGGACGAGATGGCGGATTTCCTGAAGACGCTCGGCTACGAGGAAGTGCGCACCACCGAACACCACGGGACCTCCTACGAACTCCAGCCCGCCGACTGGGAGGGACCGATCATCGAACTCCACACCGTCGAAGGCGAGGAGACGCCGGGCATCAACCACATCGCCTTCGCGACCGACGACATCGAGGACGTCACCCAGACCCTGAAGGACGAGGGCGTCGACCAGGTCTCCGATCCCTACCACGTCGAGAAGACGGGTCGGACGATAACGAACTTCCGGGACCCCGACGGCCGTCGGTTTCAGGCGGTCTCGTCCGAGGAGTAG
- a CDS encoding DUF7563 family protein, with the protein MPRCQNCSGFVTKQYVRVFAPTGTNTVRVCPQCENKLRDGATVRDARS; encoded by the coding sequence ATGCCACGATGTCAGAACTGCAGTGGGTTCGTCACCAAGCAGTACGTCCGCGTCTTCGCACCGACGGGAACGAACACCGTCCGGGTTTGCCCTCAGTGTGAGAACAAACTCCGGGATGGGGCTACCGTCCGTGATGCTCGTTCATAG